One stretch of Rhodothermales bacterium DNA includes these proteins:
- a CDS encoding sugar phosphate isomerase/epimerase, with the protein MNIGIVTDEISRALDEALDVAATWGLSLFELREGGKARFPGFTKEEIARVEAEIAAGATITAVSPGIFKGNVADTDRLRRELDDTLPRSLDLAQRFEAPTLILFGFECGADESTRNRVRVLRALERAAEMAEAAGINLAIENEPAFWVDRPAEAVALLRELDHPALHLNWDPANLQWGGGRIDDEAVHTLAPYLINLHVKDFSPKNPDQPWVAVGAGATPWPDILGWLGEADPAGLAHLTLETHCEPLRENAEISLERVRRMLEG; encoded by the coding sequence GCAGCAACCTGGGGGCTTTCATTATTTGAGCTTCGCGAGGGTGGGAAGGCTCGGTTTCCGGGATTCACGAAAGAGGAGATCGCGCGGGTCGAGGCGGAGATTGCCGCCGGCGCGACGATCACGGCCGTCTCGCCGGGCATCTTCAAGGGGAATGTGGCGGACACCGACCGGCTCCGCCGTGAGCTGGACGATACCCTGCCTCGCAGCCTCGACCTCGCCCAACGCTTCGAGGCCCCGACGCTTATCCTATTTGGCTTCGAGTGTGGAGCGGATGAGTCAACGCGCAACCGCGTCCGGGTGCTGCGGGCGCTGGAGCGTGCCGCGGAAATGGCGGAAGCGGCCGGGATCAACTTGGCCATTGAAAACGAGCCGGCGTTCTGGGTCGATCGCCCCGCCGAAGCTGTCGCCCTCCTGCGCGAACTCGACCATCCCGCGCTCCACCTCAACTGGGACCCCGCCAACCTCCAGTGGGGCGGCGGCCGGATCGACGACGAGGCCGTCCACACCCTCGCGCCCTATCTCATCAACCTGCACGTCAAAGACTTCTCCCCCAAAAACCCCGACCAGCCCTGGGTGGCGGTCGGCGCCGGCGCCACACCCTGGCCGGATATCCTCGGCTGGCTCGGCGAGGCTGATCCTGCCGGCCTCGCCCACCTCACCCTCGAAACCCACTGCGAGCCGCTGCGGGAAAACGCGGAGATCAGTCTGGAGCGGGTGAGGAGGATGCTGGAGGGGTGA
- a CDS encoding alkaline phosphatase family protein, producing the protein MTPSTRSFDINGRHYAPPARPLAVICIDGSADEYISVSLAHGRMPHLDAMQRRGYRGMIRGALPSFTNVNNSAIVTGVPPA; encoded by the coding sequence TTGACTCCCTCCACCCGTTCTTTCGACATAAACGGCCGGCACTACGCCCCGCCGGCGCGCCCGCTCGCCGTCATCTGCATCGACGGCAGCGCGGATGAATACATCTCCGTCTCCCTCGCCCACGGCCGCATGCCGCACCTGGACGCCATGCAGCGCCGCGGCTACCGCGGCATGATCCGCGGCGCGCTCCCGTCGTTCACGAACGTGAACAACTCGGCCATCGTCACCGGCGTCCCGCCGGCGC